Proteins co-encoded in one Campylobacter jejuni genomic window:
- a CDS encoding dTDP-4-dehydrorhamnose 3,5-epimerase family protein, translating to MAIEFNIQESKILKGVYIITPNKFRDLRGEIWTAFTSKAVDKLLPNGLKFIHDKFIHSKHNVIRGIHGDVKTYKLATCVYGEIHQVVVDCRKDSPTYLKYEKFIINQDNQQIILVPAGFGNAHYVTSESAVYYYKCAYKGDYVDAPDQFTYAWNDERIGIDWPTNSPILSERDILATKNKG from the coding sequence ATGGCAATAGAATTTAATATACAAGAATCAAAAATTTTAAAGGGAGTGTATATCATAACTCCTAATAAATTTAGAGATTTAAGAGGTGAAATTTGGACAGCTTTTACAAGCAAGGCTGTAGATAAGCTTTTACCAAATGGATTAAAATTTATACACGATAAATTTATACACTCAAAACACAATGTTATTCGCGGTATCCATGGCGATGTAAAAACTTATAAGCTTGCAACTTGTGTTTATGGGGAAATTCATCAGGTGGTGGTAGATTGCAGAAAAGATTCGCCAACCTATTTAAAGTATGAAAAATTCATCATAAATCAAGATAATCAGCAAATCATCTTAGTGCCAGCAGGTTTTGGAAATGCTCATTATGTTACTAGTGAAAGTGCAGTTTATTACTATAAATGTGCTTATAAAGGAGATTATGTGGATGCGCCTGATCAATTTACTTATGCATGGAATGATGAAAGAATCGGTATAGATTGGCCAACAAATTCTCCTATTCTTTCAGAACGTGATATTTTAGCAACTAAAAATAAAGGATAA
- the hddC gene encoding nucleotidyltransferase family protein gives MQAIILCGGLGTRLKSVIKDIPKPMAPINDKPFLEFIFKYLKKQSVKEIILAVSYKYEVIQEYFKDEFLGIKIKYSIEKEPLGTGGAIKQALKFIKNELYVLNGDTFFDIDLSKLKLDKSKICLALKQMNDFDRYGTINIDKHGLVISFKEKVFKKQGLINGGIYLLTKDIFNDFALQEKFSFEEFLQENYKKLKARACIFDDYFIDIGVPEDYYNFTSNQSYF, from the coding sequence TTGCAAGCAATAATACTTTGTGGCGGCTTAGGAACAAGACTTAAAAGTGTTATAAAAGACATTCCAAAGCCTATGGCACCGATAAATGATAAGCCTTTTTTAGAATTTATTTTTAAGTATCTTAAAAAACAAAGCGTAAAAGAAATTATCTTAGCAGTATCATACAAATATGAAGTGATACAAGAATATTTTAAAGATGAGTTTTTAGGCATAAAAATAAAATACAGCATCGAAAAAGAGCCTCTAGGAACAGGTGGAGCTATAAAACAGGCTTTGAAATTTATAAAAAACGAGCTTTATGTTTTAAACGGCGATACTTTTTTTGACATAGATTTAAGTAAATTAAAGCTAGATAAAAGTAAAATTTGTCTTGCCTTAAAGCAAATGAATGATTTTGATAGATACGGCACGATAAATATTGATAAGCATGGGCTTGTGATTTCCTTTAAGGAAAAGGTATTCAAAAAGCAAGGTTTAATCAATGGTGGAATTTATCTTTTAACTAAAGATATTTTTAATGATTTTGCTTTGCAGGAAAAATTTTCTTTTGAAGAGTTTTTACAAGAAAATTATAAAAAGCTAAAGGCTAGAGCTTGTATTTTTGATGATTATTTTATAGATATTGGCGTGCCTGAGGATTATTATAATTTTACAAGCAACCAAAGCTATTTTTAA
- a CDS encoding GDP-mannose 4,6-dehydratase — protein sequence MKKTALITGFTGQVGSQMADFLLENTDYDVIGMMRWQEPMDNIYHLSDRINKKDRISIFYADLNDYSSLQKLFESQRPDVIFHLAAQSYPKTSFDIPIETLQTNIIGTANILENIRILKAKDGYDPVVHICSSSEVYGKAKAGVKLNEETAFHGASPYSISKIGTDYLGRFYGEAYNIRTFVTRMGTHSGPRRSDVFFESTVAKQIALIEAGYQEPVIKVGNLSSVRTFQDARDAIRAYYLLSLESEKGKVPCGEAFNIAGEEAFKLPEVIDILLNFSDMGGGIEVRQVEDRMRPIDADYQMFDNGKIKSFIDWKAEIPVRQMLKDLLNHWRNEIKRGRIPLNR from the coding sequence ATGAAAAAAACAGCGTTAATTACAGGATTTACAGGGCAAGTTGGTTCTCAAATGGCAGATTTCTTGCTAGAAAACACAGACTATGATGTTATAGGTATGATGCGTTGGCAAGAACCTATGGATAATATCTATCATTTAAGTGATAGGATCAATAAAAAAGATAGAATCAGTATTTTTTATGCAGATTTAAATGATTACTCTAGTCTTCAAAAACTTTTTGAGAGTCAAAGGCCTGATGTGATTTTTCACCTAGCAGCTCAGTCTTATCCAAAAACTTCTTTTGATATACCTATAGAAACTTTACAGACTAACATAATAGGCACAGCAAATATTTTGGAAAACATTAGAATTTTAAAGGCAAAAGATGGATATGACCCTGTAGTGCATATTTGCTCTTCAAGTGAAGTTTATGGTAAAGCAAAAGCAGGTGTTAAGCTTAATGAAGAAACAGCTTTTCACGGTGCAAGTCCTTACAGTATAAGCAAAATTGGCACTGATTATTTGGGAAGATTTTATGGCGAAGCTTATAACATTCGCACTTTTGTTACAAGAATGGGAACACATAGTGGCCCAAGACGTTCTGATGTGTTTTTTGAAAGCACAGTTGCAAAACAAATTGCTTTAATTGAAGCGGGTTATCAAGAGCCTGTTATCAAGGTTGGAAATCTCTCAAGCGTAAGAACTTTTCAAGATGCCAGAGATGCTATAAGGGCTTATTATCTACTTTCTCTTGAAAGTGAAAAAGGAAAAGTTCCTTGTGGGGAAGCTTTTAATATAGCAGGAGAAGAAGCCTTTAAACTTCCTGAAGTTATAGATATATTGCTAAATTTTAGTGATATGGGGGGGGGTATTGAGGTAAGACAAGTTGAAGATAGGATGCGTCCTATTGATGCTGACTATCAAATGTTTGATAATGGTAAAATAAAGAGTTTTATCGATTGGAAAGCTGAAATTCCTGTTAGACAAATGCTTAAAGATTTGCTAAATCATTGGAGAAATGAAATTAAGAGAGGCAGAATTCCTTTAAATCGATAA
- the hddA gene encoding D-glycero-D-manno-heptose 7-phosphate kinase yields MKTIRTQTPLRLGLAGGGTDINLYCDKYTGYVLNATISLYIHCTLIEREDGKIIFDSPDTNSYSEYESKEFLGDDGKLDIFKSIYNRIVKDFTKKPLSFSLHTYSDVPSGSGLGGSSTLVVGVIKAFAEWLNLPLGEYEIAKLAYEIEREDLGIVGGAQDQYAATFGGFNFMEFYDNKRVIVNPLRIKNWIASELEARIVLYFTNITREAKDIEEHKKGKLGDEKSLEAMHAIKQDAIKMKEALFKADFDTLAKILGKSWQSKKIISEIVSNDELERIYKLAIDNGAYSGKTSGAGAGGFMFFFVDPTKKYNLIKALSKEQGYVQDFSFTKEGVKSWRI; encoded by the coding sequence ATGAAAACCATACGCACACAAACTCCTCTTCGTCTCGGTCTAGCAGGCGGAGGAACTGATATAAATTTATATTGTGATAAATACACAGGTTATGTTTTAAATGCGACTATATCTTTATACATACATTGCACTTTGATCGAAAGAGAAGATGGAAAGATCATTTTTGATTCTCCTGATACAAATTCTTACTCTGAGTACGAAAGTAAAGAATTCTTAGGAGATGATGGAAAATTAGATATTTTTAAAAGTATTTATAATCGCATTGTAAAAGATTTTACAAAAAAACCTTTAAGTTTTTCTTTGCATACATACTCAGATGTACCAAGTGGTAGTGGGCTAGGTGGAAGTTCAACCTTAGTTGTAGGAGTTATAAAGGCTTTTGCAGAATGGCTTAATCTACCTTTAGGAGAATATGAAATCGCTAAGCTTGCTTATGAGATAGAAAGAGAAGATTTAGGCATAGTAGGCGGAGCACAAGATCAATACGCCGCAACTTTTGGTGGCTTTAATTTTATGGAATTTTATGATAATAAAAGAGTAATCGTTAATCCTTTGCGTATTAAAAACTGGATAGCTAGTGAGCTTGAAGCTAGAATTGTGCTTTATTTTACAAATATCACAAGAGAAGCAAAAGATATAGAAGAGCATAAAAAAGGAAAGCTCGGAGATGAAAAATCCCTTGAAGCTATGCACGCTATAAAACAAGATGCTATAAAGATGAAAGAAGCTTTATTTAAGGCGGATTTTGATACTTTGGCGAAAATTTTAGGCAAGTCTTGGCAGTCAAAAAAAATCATTTCAGAAATCGTTAGCAATGATGAGCTTGAAAGAATTTATAAACTAGCTATAGATAATGGAGCTTATAGTGGCAAAACTAGTGGAGCAGGAGCAGGTGGATTTATGTTTTTCTTTGTAGATCCTACTAAAAAATACAACCTAATCAAAGCTTTAAGCAAAGAGCAAGGTTATGTGCAAGATTTTTCATTTACAAAAGAGGGAGTTAAATCATGGAGAATTTAA
- a CDS encoding FkbM family methyltransferase, producing MEKLLQELNVNIKVGNQLSYQILMSNIISNLDIDKRDKEILFLLLQDRDRNYIRINNNEQCYRNIVNYLNLIRPLELPLYDLLRIGGNGDGGYVMYNGGGYMSNIDAKALSLGVSDSSPWDLEMAQRGFKVIEYDASIEKCPYSHENIIFHKKFIGNINNENTITLAQALKDNNLDESRPNILQCDIENCEWDMLENIDISILNKYFSQVIFEFHGCNPEEQDGVEKRISLLKKLNEYFIPIHTHLNNHGKIFYSKGLFFSTTLEVSYLRRNELNLMQGLHYRKECGNLQNLDFPVWPSNPEIPLRF from the coding sequence ATGGAAAAATTATTACAAGAGTTAAATGTTAATATTAAAGTTGGTAATCAATTGTCTTATCAAATTTTAATGTCAAATATTATTTCAAATTTAGATATTGATAAAAGAGATAAAGAAATTTTATTCCTATTATTACAAGATAGAGATAGAAATTATATTCGCATAAATAACAATGAGCAGTGTTATAGGAATATTGTAAATTATTTAAATCTTATTCGACCTTTGGAACTGCCTTTGTATGATTTACTAAGAATTGGTGGTAATGGAGATGGTGGTTATGTAATGTATAATGGGGGGGGGTATATGAGCAATATTGATGCGAAAGCTCTTTCTTTAGGTGTTTCAGACAGTTCTCCTTGGGATTTGGAAATGGCTCAAAGAGGATTTAAGGTAATTGAATATGATGCTAGCATAGAAAAATGTCCTTATAGTCATGAAAATATTATTTTTCATAAAAAATTTATAGGCAATATAAACAACGAAAATACAATTACTTTAGCACAAGCTTTAAAAGATAATAATTTAGATGAGAGTAGGCCAAATATTTTGCAATGTGATATTGAAAATTGTGAATGGGATATGCTTGAAAATATTGATATAAGTATTTTAAATAAATATTTTTCACAAGTTATATTTGAATTTCATGGGTGTAATCCTGAAGAGCAAGATGGGGTTGAAAAAAGAATAAGTTTACTAAAAAAACTTAATGAATATTTTATTCCAATACATACACATTTAAATAATCACGGAAAGATTTTTTATTCTAAGGGATTATTTTTTAGCACTACCTTAGAAGTAAGTTATCTAAGAAGAAATGAGTTAAATTTAATGCAGGGTTTACATTACAGAAAAGAATGCGGAAATTTGCAAAATTTAGATTTTCCAGTTTGGCCATCTAATCCTGAAATTCCATTAAGATTTTAA
- a CDS encoding GDP-L-fucose synthase family protein, whose translation MQKDSKIYIAGHSGLVGSAILNELKQQGYKNLVFKTHFELDLTNQKAVADFFEREKPEYVILAAAKAGGILANNTYRADFIYQNLMIECNVIHNAYLHKVKKLLFIASTTVYPKNATLPTSEEQMLSGDLEYTNKPYAIAKISGLMLCESYNLQYNTNFIAITPTNLYGNNDKFDLEKSHVLPGILRKMHLAKLLNEKRYEDLLNDLKFDSIEEAKNYLKKFGVDKDNVEIWGSGKPTREFLHSQDLANACLFIMNNIDFKDLKSDNTEIINTHLNIGPHKNITIKELAELIKNIVGFKGKLVFNLNRPDGAMQKFTDCSKIHSLGWKHKIELEDGIKMMYKWYLKEQNIRQ comes from the coding sequence ATGCAAAAAGATTCTAAAATTTATATAGCGGGTCATAGTGGTCTTGTTGGTAGTGCTATACTTAATGAACTTAAGCAACAAGGTTATAAAAATCTTGTTTTTAAAACTCACTTTGAGCTCGATTTAACAAATCAAAAAGCTGTGGCTGATTTTTTTGAGAGAGAAAAGCCAGAGTATGTTATTTTAGCAGCAGCTAAAGCAGGTGGAATTCTAGCTAATAATACTTATCGTGCTGATTTTATTTATCAAAATTTAATGATAGAGTGCAATGTTATTCATAATGCTTATTTACATAAAGTAAAAAAGCTACTTTTCATAGCTTCAACTACGGTTTATCCTAAAAATGCAACATTGCCAACTAGTGAAGAGCAAATGTTAAGTGGAGATCTTGAGTATACTAACAAACCTTACGCAATCGCTAAAATTTCAGGCTTGATGCTTTGTGAAAGTTATAATTTGCAATACAATACAAATTTTATAGCAATCACTCCTACAAATTTATATGGTAATAATGACAAATTTGATCTTGAAAAATCTCATGTATTGCCTGGAATTTTAAGAAAAATGCATTTAGCCAAGCTTTTAAATGAAAAGCGATACGAGGACTTATTAAATGATTTAAAATTTGATTCCATTGAAGAAGCTAAGAATTATTTAAAAAAATTTGGCGTAGATAAGGATAATGTTGAAATTTGGGGTAGCGGAAAACCGACAAGAGAATTTTTACATAGTCAAGATTTAGCAAACGCTTGCTTGTTTATTATGAATAATATAGATTTTAAAGATTTAAAAAGTGATAATACTGAGATTATCAATACTCATTTAAATATAGGCCCACATAAGAATATCACTATCAAAGAATTAGCAGAATTAATCAAAAATATAGTGGGATTTAAGGGAAAATTAGTTTTTAATTTAAATCGTCCAGATGGAGCAATGCAGAAATTTACAGATTGCTCAAAAATTCATTCTTTAGGCTGGAAACATAAAATTGAACTTGAAGATGGCATTAAGATGATGTATAAATGGTATTTAAAAGAGCAAAATATAAGACAATAG
- the gmhA2 gene encoding D-sedoheptulose 7-phosphate isomerase has translation MENLNSYIKGHFQESILVKEQILKDENLITLIKNASLEVIKAYKNGNKTLLAGNGGSAADAQHIAGEFVSRFYFDRPGIASIALTTDTSVLTAIGNDYGYANLFARQVQAQGVKGDVFIGISTSGNSKNILKALELCKQKEIISIGLSGANGGAMNELCDYCIKVPSTCTPRIQEAHILIGHIICAIVEEELFSKGFSCKQ, from the coding sequence ATGGAGAATTTAAATTCCTATATAAAAGGACATTTTCAAGAATCAATTTTAGTAAAAGAGCAAATTTTAAAAGATGAGAATTTAATAACTCTTATTAAGAATGCTTCATTAGAAGTCATAAAAGCTTATAAAAATGGTAACAAAACTTTATTAGCAGGAAACGGTGGTAGTGCGGCTGATGCACAGCACATCGCAGGGGAATTTGTAAGTAGGTTTTATTTTGATAGACCAGGGATCGCAAGTATTGCACTTACGACAGATACTAGCGTATTAACAGCTATCGGGAATGATTATGGTTATGCAAATTTGTTTGCTAGACAAGTGCAAGCTCAAGGAGTTAAGGGAGATGTTTTTATAGGAATTTCTACAAGTGGAAATAGTAAAAATATTTTAAAGGCTTTAGAGCTTTGCAAACAAAAAGAAATCATAAGTATAGGCTTAAGCGGAGCTAATGGCGGGGCTATGAATGAACTTTGTGATTATTGTATAAAAGTGCCTTCAACTTGCACGCCAAGAATTCAAGAAGCACATATTTTAATAGGACATATTATTTGTGCTATTGTCGAAGAAGAGCTTTTCAGTAAAGGTTTTTCTTGCAAGCAATAA
- a CDS encoding glycosyltransferase family 2 protein, protein MQTKIVGVVIPIYNVEKYLKECLDSVINQTYINLEIILVNDGSTDENSLNIAKEYTLKDKRFILFDKENGGLSSARNVGIEYFSGEYKLKNITTQIKENSLIEFNIEGNNPYEIYTVYKSYKAFNNEKDLGNFTYPNIDYIIFLDSDDYWELNCIEECVPRMDGVEVVWFDHYFYYDDIEQPDIIPKTILESYKFNHSCIIKQKEWLNGMLTFQYSSFWFGWHGMIDFNHLKSIHLKFLNQVLHEDHYFAKLLFAQANKIYVLKTKLYYYRQRANSIMTSRDNPSFENTPVYIRKIYKNLNHDAKLVKEFYRSSSLLITACMVYQFTQTHQDLPNIKLFEQIFMQKLKSWRNEILSFPEQYLEFMFENTLQRINFLEQNSCLHLLKFISVFFSDLTIIKNNLTKDQIYLNQILENKDKILTTQTNQIYNLNTTLENKNQLLIAKQNLLNFQNHYGTAKARIQNHLSYKLGQALIINSKSVLGYLSLPFIILSIVISHKQEQKAYKFKVKKNPNLALPPLVAYPDYNEALKEKECFTYKLGEEFIKASKNWYGGGYIKLRLKIKKLKREQ, encoded by the coding sequence ATGCAAACTAAAATAGTCGGTGTAGTTATACCAATCTATAATGTAGAAAAATATTTAAAAGAATGTTTAGACAGTGTCATCAATCAAACTTATATTAACTTAGAAATCATACTTGTAAATGATGGTAGTACAGATGAAAACTCACTCAATATTGCAAAAGAATATACTTTAAAAGATAAAAGATTTATACTATTTGATAAGGAAAATGGTGGATTAAGCAGTGCTAGAAATGTAGGTATAGAATATTTTAGCGGAGAATATAAACTTAAAAATATAACTACACAAATTAAAGAAAATTCTTTAATAGAATTTAACATAGAAGGTAATAATCCTTATGAAATATATACTGTATATAAAAGCTATAAAGCTTTTAATAATGAAAAAGATTTAGGCAATTTCACTTACCCCAATATAGATTATATTATATTTTTAGATTCTGATGATTATTGGGAGTTAAACTGCATAGAAGAATGTGTTCCTAGAATGGATGGGGTTGAAGTGGTCTGGTTTGATCATTATTTTTATTATGATGATATAGAACAACCAGATATAATACCTAAAACGATTTTGGAAAGTTATAAATTTAATCACTCGTGTATAATAAAACAAAAAGAATGGCTTAATGGAATGTTAACTTTTCAATATTCTTCTTTTTGGTTTGGATGGCATGGCATGATTGATTTTAACCACTTAAAATCAATCCACTTAAAATTTTTAAATCAAGTTCTACATGAAGATCATTATTTTGCAAAATTATTATTTGCTCAGGCAAATAAAATTTATGTATTAAAAACAAAACTTTATTATTATCGCCAAAGAGCAAATAGTATTATGACCTCAAGAGATAACCCTTCTTTTGAAAATACTCCTGTATATATAAGAAAAATTTATAAAAATTTAAATCATGATGCAAAACTTGTTAAAGAATTTTATCGCTCCAGCAGCCTTTTGATAACTGCTTGCATGGTATATCAATTTACACAAACCCATCAAGATTTGCCCAATATAAAGCTTTTTGAACAAATTTTTATGCAAAAATTAAAATCATGGAGAAATGAAATTTTATCCTTTCCAGAACAATATCTTGAATTTATGTTTGAAAATACCTTGCAAAGAATCAACTTTTTGGAGCAAAATTCTTGCTTACATTTGTTAAAATTTATAAGTGTGTTTTTTTCTGATTTAACCATAATAAAAAATAATCTTACCAAAGATCAAATATATTTAAATCAAATCCTAGAAAATAAAGACAAAATTTTGACTACACAAACTAACCAAATTTATAATTTAAATACAACCTTGGAAAATAAAAATCAATTATTAATTGCAAAACAAAACCTACTAAATTTCCAAAATCATTACGGTACAGCCAAAGCAAGAATCCAAAACCATCTATCCTATAAACTAGGACAGGCTTTGATTATAAATTCTAAAAGTGTATTAGGCTATTTATCTTTACCTTTTATAATATTAAGTATTGTTATTTCACATAAACAAGAACAAAAGGCTTATAAATTTAAAGTAAAGAAAAATCCAAATTTAGCTTTACCTCCTTTAGTAGCTTATCCTGATTATAATGAAGCTTTAAAAGAAAAAGAATGTTTTACTTATAAACTAGGAGAAGAATTTATTAAAGCTAGTAAGAATTGGTATGGGGGGGGGTATATCAAGTTGCGACTTAAGATTAAAAAGTTAAAGAGGGAACAATGA
- a CDS encoding NAD-dependent epimerase/dehydratase, with translation MSKKVLITGGAGYIGSVLTPILLEKGYEVCVIDNLMFDQISLLSCSHNKNFTFINGDAMDENLIRQEVAKADIIIPLAALVGAPLCKRNPKLAKMINYEAVKMISDFASPSQIFIYPNTNSGYGIGEKDAMCTEESPLRPISEYGIDKVHAEQYLLDKGNCVTFRLATVFGISPRMRLDLLVNDFTYRAYKDKFIVLFEEHFRRNYIHVRDVVKGFIHGIENYDKMKGQAYNMGLSSANLTKRQLAETIKKYVPDFYIHSASIGEDPDKRDYLVSNAKLEATGWKPDNTLEDGIEELLRAFKMMKVNRFANV, from the coding sequence ATGTCAAAAAAAGTTTTAATTACAGGTGGTGCAGGTTATATAGGTTCGGTTTTAACACCGATTTTACTTGAAAAAGGTTATGAAGTTTGTGTGATTGATAATTTGATGTTTGATCAAATCTCTCTTTTATCTTGTTCTCATAATAAAAATTTTACTTTTATAAATGGTGATGCTATGGATGAAAATCTTATTAGACAAGAGGTAGCAAAAGCTGATATTATTATTCCCCTAGCTGCTTTGGTTGGAGCTCCACTTTGCAAAAGAAATCCAAAATTAGCCAAAATGATCAATTATGAAGCTGTAAAAATGATAAGCGATTTTGCAAGTCCTTCTCAAATATTTATTTATCCCAATACAAATAGCGGTTATGGTATAGGAGAAAAAGATGCAATGTGCACTGAAGAATCTCCCTTGCGTCCTATCTCAGAATATGGGATTGATAAAGTGCATGCGGAGCAATATTTGCTTGATAAAGGAAATTGTGTAACTTTTCGTTTGGCTACTGTTTTTGGAATTTCACCTAGAATGAGACTTGATTTACTTGTTAATGATTTTACCTATCGTGCATATAAAGATAAATTTATAGTACTTTTTGAAGAGCATTTTAGACGCAATTATATTCATGTTCGTGATGTGGTTAAAGGATTTATTCATGGAATTGAGAATTATGATAAGATGAAGGGTCAGGCTTATAATATGGGATTAAGTTCTGCAAATTTGACTAAAAGACAGCTTGCTGAAACGATTAAAAAGTATGTTCCTGATTTTTATATCCATTCAGCTAGTATAGGTGAAGATCCGGATAAAAGAGATTATTTGGTTTCAAATGCTAAATTAGAGGCTACAGGTTGGAAACCAGATAATACTTTAGAAGATGGCATTGAAGAACTTTTAAGAGCATTTAAAATGATGAAAGTTAATCGCTTTGCAAATGTTTAA